In the Deinococcus sp. NW-56 genome, AAAGTAAGGGTGGTCACCCCCGACTGCAGGGCCAGCCCCGTGGCCGTCACGGTCAGCGTGGGCCGTAACGCCAGGAAGGCGGGCAGGTTGACCGGCGCGGGCTGGTCCGGGCAGGCCCGCAGGGTGCTGATCGGCTCGCCCGTCAGGATCAGGGTGGAGCCTGCCAGCCGGTAGGGGGCGCTGTACGTGTTGCAGCCGTCGCTGCCACCCAGGCGGTCCGGCTCGAAGGCCAGGGTCACGGGCTGGGACGTGGGTGCCGGACGGCCGCTCACCGCCGAGAGGGTGTATGTCCGTCCCAGCAACGCCGCTGGGTTGACGGTTCCACTCTCTGGACCACTCCCTGCGCGGCGGAAGACCAGGGTGCGGCCATTCGCCGCCGTCAGCGTCAGCGTCTGGCCCTGCACGTTCGCCCGCAGGGACGGCTCGGACAGGAAGCGCAGGAAGGTCGACTCCTGGGCAGTCACGGCGGGAGCACAGGCCATCCGGGTGGTCGCCAGCGGCCCGAAGGTGACCCGGCCCGCCTGCACCCCCACGCTCCCGGTCAGGCGGTTGCAGCCCGAAGAGCCGCTCACCCGGTCCCCCGCGAAGGTCAGGCTGGGCAGGCTCCCCGCCACGGGACTCAGGGCGGTGCCGCCCGCGAGCTGCCAGCTGCCGTTCAGCGTCACGGTGGCCTCCGGGGTGGTGGCCGCGCCGCTCTCCCGGAAGATCAGGCGGTCACGCGGGCCAGCGAAGAGGGTCAGGGTCTGGCCGCTGAGCTGGTAGCCCGTGACCTGCCGCAGGGCGTTGGTGTACAGCGTCTCCAGGCGCAGGGCGCGTTCCGCGCAGGCCCTCCGGGTGGTCGCCAGCGGGCCGAAGCGCAGCACGTCTCCCCGGCTCGCGTAGGCCCCCCGGTAGGTGTTGCAGCCGGTGAACCCGGAGACGGCGCGGCCGTCAAGGCGCAGGGTGGGCCGCTCGGCGCCCACGGGGGTGACCGTTTGCCCGCCTTGCTGGAACTGGGTCAGCGTCCAGGTGGTGCCGGTCAGGGCCGGGGGCTGGGCAGCGAGGGGTTGGGTGGCGAGGGACTGGGCACCCGCCGCTCCCGCGAGGGCGAGGGTCGTCAGGGTGGTCAGGGCAGCAAGGGTCCGCATTCCTCCGTTGTAGGCCGGGGGTCTGACAGAAGGCTGAGGGGGACCTGACCCGACATTGGCTGACCCGTGCGCCGGATACGCAGGAGAGGCCGCTCTGGTGAGGGCAGGAGGCTTCCTCCAACGCCCCGGATTCTGGAGCGACGGCAACCGCTGGCGGGGGACTGGCTCGCGGTGTTGGGTGAACGACAGCTTCACCTCCCCTGCCGATACTTGGACTTTTTTGTCCAATTGTGTAGCCCTAACCTTCCATCCGGCGGCGGCGAATCGCGCCGCCCACACGTCCACCCCTAGGGGAGTACAAATGTCACTGGACGCTTTATTTGGATGAGTTAGTCTTATTTCAGTTCAAGGGATCCGGGGCCGAGGAGCCAGCGGCACGCAGAGAATCAGACGAGATGGGCGCTTCCTCCTCACAACTTGGACAGAGGAATCCAAGATTCACTCCCACCGAGAGGAACGCCACCATGCAAAGCAACCGCACGTCCATCGACCGAGCCGTCTCCACCACCCGCAATGTCGTCATCAGCTGCACGCTGGGGATCACCGCGATCCTGCTGGGTGCCGCCCTGATTCCCGGAGAAGCGCAACCCGCCGCCGTTCCGGCTGCGGCCACCGCCCAGGCAACGGGCGACCAGGGCGGAGCAGCCCCGACCACCCCCGTCTTGGCGAGCACAGCGGTTCTGGCCACCACCGCCCAGAGCAGTGCTGCGACCACCCAGGGCAAGGTCGTGAGCTACACGCTGGAAACGGTCATGGAAGGCGGCAAGATGGGCTTCCGCACTCCCGACGGCACCGTCAACCCCACCCTGCGGGCGCAGCCGGGCGACACGGTCAAGATCAAGTTGATCAATGGCGACGGCATCCGCCACGACATCGCCTTCCCCGATCTCGGGCAGGACTCGGCCGACGTGGAGGCGAGGGGCAGCAGCGTGGAGCTGAGCTTCAAGGTGGACAAGGCCGGGACCTTCAGCTACATCTGCACCCTCCCCGGCCACGTGGCCGCTGGGATGACCGGGCAACTGGTGGTCGGTCAGGCTGGGGCCGCCCAGCCCGCCGCCAAGGCGCCGTCCATCGCCCGCGACCCCACCGACCTGCCCCCGCCGCTGGCCCGCCGCGCCCCCAAGCACCTGAAGTACGAGTTCACGACGATCGAAAAAGAAGGCCACCTCGCCGACGGCACGAGCTACACCTACTGGACCTTCGACGGCCAGGTGCCCGGTCCCTTCGTGCGGGTGCGGGTGGGCGACACGGTGGACGTGACCCTCAAGAACGCGGAGGACAGCGTCGCGCCCCACTCCATCGACTTCCACGCGGTGACCGGCCCCGGCGGCGGCGCGGCCTCGACCCAGACGGCGCCCGGCGGTGAGACCAGCTTCACCTTCAAGGCCATGAAGCCCGGCCTGTACGTCTACCACTGCGCCACCCCGATGGTCGCCCACCACATCACCAGCGGCATGTACGGCCTGATTCTGGTCGAACCCGAAGCCGGACTGCCCAAGGTGGACCGCGAGTTCTACGTGATGCAGGGCGAGCTGTACACCGAAAAGGCGCACGGGCAGAAGGGCGACGCGGGCTTCGACGTGGCCAAGCTGCTGGACGAGGACCCCGAATACTTCGTCTTCAACGGCAGCACCGATGCGCTGACCAAGGAGTTCCCGCTCAAGGCCAAGGTGGGCGAGACGGTCCGCATCTTCTTCGGCGTGGGCGGCCCCAACTACATCAGCAACTTCCACGTGATCGGCGAGATCTTCGACAAGGTCTACCCGGAAGCGGCCCTGAGCAACGCGCCCCTGAAGGACGTGCAGACCACCCTGGTCCCGGCGGGCGGCGCGACGGTCGTGGACCTCAAGCTGGAGGTGCCCGGCACCTTCCCCCTCGTGGACCACGCCCTCAGCCGCGCGGAGCTGGGCCTCAAGGGCCTGCTGCAGGTCGAAGGCCCCGAGAACCACGCCATCTACAAGGGCGAGGTGCAAAGCGGCCACTAGCCTTCCCGGACCCAGTGCCTCCCACCGGGTCTTTCCTTCTCTTTTCCCGACAAGGAGTTTCCATGCGCCTTCCCCTCGCCCTCGCCGCCCTGCTCGCCCTGAATGCCTCCGTCCTAGCCGCCGCCCCCGCCGTCTCCAGCAACGCCGCCCAGAAAACCGCCGTTCTCAACGTGGTCGCCCAGAGTGACACGAGCAACTCGGGCCTGAACTTCAATGGAGCCTCGAAGGGAGGCAAGACCTTCACAGTGCCGCTGGGCTGGACCGTCACCCTGAAGTTCACCAACGCGGGCGCCATGCCCCACAGCGTGGTGCTCGCCAGGGCGGGCGCCCCGGCCCTCTCCTATGACACGGACGCGGCAGCCTTCGCGGGCGCGGCGACGAAGGAACCCCTCCAGGGCGTGGTCAAAGCCGACACCTTCACCTTCAAGGCGAATAAGGCCGGGCAGTACGTGCTGATCTGCGGCGTCCCCGGACACGGGATGGGCGGCCAGTACGTGAAGTTCGAGGTGTCGACCAGCGCCAAGGCCGCCAGCTTCAAGTAACCCATCATTCCCACAAGGAGACCCCCATGCTCAGACGACTCGAGGAACCCGGTGTGATGGTTCAGGGCACCAAGGTCCGCGCCCTGCTCAAGGCCCTGCCACCGCACGGGGTGATTCCCACCCACACGCACCCCAACCACCACGTTCTCGTCACGGCCCTGACGGGGGACCTCTCGCTGAACACCCCCGACGAGCAGCTCAGCCTGCGCCCCGGCGAGATCGCCTGGATCGACGAAACTACGCCGCTGGCCCTGCACGCGGGGCGGGAGGGAGCCACCTTCAGCGTGACGCTGGCGCGGCAGCAGGAGGCCGCCCAGGACGAGGCCATTCGCCTGACCTGAGCTGGGCTAGGCTGGCGGGGGGCGGGGGACACGCTCTCCCGCCCTCCCGTGAACCGGCCCAGCACGGGCCGCTCGCCCTTCCCGCCGACGCGGCGGAGACAGGAGTTGCGATGACCCTCTCTTCCCGGCTGACCTCCACCGGTCCATCCGTTCCCGACCTGGACGTGCGGACCGACTTTCCCCTGCTGGGTCGCCTGGAAAACGGGCACCCGCTGGTCTACCTCGACACCGCCGCCACCAGCCAGAAACCCCGCGCGGTGCTGGAGGCGATGGAGGCGTTTTTCATCGTCCACAACGCCAACGTGCACCGGGGCGTGTATGGCCTCGCGCAGGAGGCGACCGAGCTGTACGAGGACGCCCGCACCACGCTGGCGGCCTTCCTGAACGCGCCGGACCCCCGCAACGTGGTCTTCACGCGGGGCACGACCGAGGCGATCAACCTCGTCGCGCACGCCTGGGGCCTGTCTCACCTGCGGCCCGGCGACGAGATCGTGGTAACCGAGCTGGAGCACCACAGCAACCTCGTGCCGTGGCAACTCGCAGCGGGCGCGACCGGGGCGCGGCTGCGGGCGGTTCGCCTGACGCCGGACGGGCGCCTCGACCTCGGGCACCTGCAAGAGCTGCTGGCCTCCGGCCGAGTGCGGATGGTCGCTGTGGGGCACGTCAGCAACGTGCTGGGCACGGTGCATCCGGTCGCGCAGATCGCGCGGCTGGCGCACGCGGCGGGGGCGCTGTGTCTGGTGGACGGGGCGCAGGCCGCCGGGCACCGGGCGGTGGACGTGCAGGCGCTGGGCGTGGACTTCTACGCCCTCTCCGGGCACAAGATGTACGGCCCCACCGGCATCGGGGCGCTGTGGGGCCGGGCCGAGCTGCTGGAGGCGATGCCGCCCTTCATGGGAGGCGGGGAGATGATCGAAACCGTGGAGATCGGGGGGTCGACCTTCGCGCCCCCGCCCCTGCGTTTCGAGCCGGGCACCCCGCCCATCGCGCAGGCGGTGGGATTGGCGGCGGCGGTGCGCTTTCTGGAGGCGATTGGCCTGGACCGGGTGCGGACGCACGAGGCGGCGCTGCTGGAGCGGGCCTTGCGGGGCCTGGACGCCCTGCCCGGCGTGGTGACCTATGGCCCCCGTGGGGAGGACCGCGCGGGCGTGATCTCCTTCAACGTTCGCGGGGTGCACCCGCACGACGTGGCGACCTTTCTCGACGAGGACGGCGTGACCGTCCGGGCCGGGCAGCACTGCGCCCAACCGGCCATGCGGGCGCTGGGGGTGGACGCCACGGCGCGGGCCTCCTTCGGCGTGTACACCACCCCGGAGGACGTGGACGCCTTCCTGCGGTCGGTGGAGCGCTGCGCGGCGTTTTTCGCTTCGGCCTGAACCGCAAGGGGGGCCGGGGGCGGCGAACACCCGCCCCCGGCCTCTTTTCTAGTTGGAACCCTCCCCGACCTGCCCCACCGCCGCCTTGAAGGTGTCCCAGGGCAGGAGGGCACACTTCGTCCGGGCGTGCAGACGCGCCACGCCCTGCAGGGCCACGAGGTCGCCCAGGGCCGGGTCGGGGGCGGCGCCGCGCAGCATGTGCTCGAAGGCCTCCGCGAGGGCGAGGCCGTCCTCGACCCGGCGGCCCCTCAACGCCACGGTCATCAGCGAGGCGGTCCCCTGCGACACGGCGCAGCCCGAGCCGGTAAAGGCCACGTCCGCGATCACCCCGTCCTCGACCCGCAGTTGCAGCGAGAGGCGGTCCCCGCATGAAGCGTTCAGGCCCGCCTGGGTCACGGTCGGAGCGGCCAGCGTGCCGTGGTGGCGGGGATGGCGCGAGTGATCGAGAATCACCGTTCGGTACAGTTCTTCGGCCCTGTTCATCTCACCCTCCTGCCCGGAGGCTAACTCGCCCGGCCCCTTCCCCACCATGACTCCGGTGGGGGCCATACGTTTTCTGTCCACTCCGTTCTCCCAGCGGGAGGGCGCCGCCGGGAGAACTCCTTTCCCGGCGAACGTTGTGTTCCCTCTCTCTCCGGTCGGGTTGAACAGTTATACAAACTGTTCAACCGGAATCCGTATCAGTCCAGGGAGGCCAGAAACTCGGCCACCAGGGCCAGGACCCGCTCGGGGTCCTCCCGGTGCGGCACGTGGTGGAGGCCCTCCAGCAGTTCCACCCGCGCCGGGCCACCGGAGAGCGCCCCGATCCGCTGCGGGTGGCGGGCCGAGCCGTACTCGTCGTGGGTGCCGTGCAGCACCAGCAGCGGGCAGCGTACCCCCGGCAGCGCGGGGTCCAGCGACCACGCGGCGAAGGCCGGAGCCAGCCACGTTCCGGTCCAGGCCTGCAGCACCCAGCGGGCCTTGTCGCCGTGGTAGCGCTCCAGGCGCTCAAGCTGCCCCGGCGCCGCGAACTGCTCCTGGGCCACGCGGATGCCCTCCAGGGTGCGGTCCTCGACAAAAGCCTGCGCCGATTCGGTGACGAGGGCCAGGCATGCCCCCGGCCACTGGGCCGCGCACTCCACCGCCATGCCCCCGCCCACGCTGTGGCCGAAGGCGGTGAAGGTTTCCAGGCCGAGAGACTCGCGCAGCACGGGCAGGAACGTCCGCGCCTCGTCCGCGATGAAGTCGGGGGGCAGCGGGCCGCGCCGGGGGGCGGAGCGCCCAAAGCCCAGGCGGTCGTAGGCGACCACCCGGCGCCCGGTCGCAGCACACAAGGCCTGCGGGAAGGAGCGCCACAGCTCCACCGATCCCAGCGAGTCGTGAAAGAGGAGAAGGGGTGTCTTCGCCGTCAGGGCCGCCGGATGCCAGACGCGGGCGAAGAGGCGACCCTGCGGATGCTCGACCCAACGGTCTTCGGGAGTGGGGAGGGCGTGGGCCATCAACCGGGGAAGTCTGCCACACGCGCCGGGACCGAGGTCTCCGCGCGGCCTTGCCTATGATGCCCGCATGGACAGGATACGGCCCCTCTCCCCACCCGGACGGCCCCGCCGATGAGTGCGCCGGGCGACCCCGGCTTTCAGGCTTTCGACTGGCCCCGGCTGCTGCTCGGGCCGGACCCCAGCGCAGGACTGCTGCTGGAACTCGTGTTCCGCACCGGGGTCCTGTTCGTGTGGCTGCTGCTCCTGCTGCGGATGACGGGCAAGCGCGGGCTGGCGCAGCTTAGCCCGCTGGAGTTCGCCATCGTGATCGGGCTGGGGTCGGCGGCGGGCGATCCCATGCTGTACGCCGACGTGCCGCTGCTGCAGGCGCTGCTGGTCCTGACGGTGGTGGTGGGGTTGCAACGCGCCGTCTCCCGGCTGATGACCCGCCACCGGGGGCTGGAGACCTTCGTGGACGGCTACCCGGTCGAGCTGATGCGCGGCGGCGTGATCGTGGGCGGGCGGCTGCACGAGGCCCGGCTGAGTCAGGAAGACCTCTTCGAGCGGCTGCGCCCGGAGGGGGTCGAGCACCTCGGGCAGGTGCGGCGGGTGTATCTCGAACAGGGGGGCCACCTCTCGGTCTTTCTGCTGCCCGAGGCGGAGGTGCGGCCGGGCCTGCCCATCGTGCCGCCCTGGGACCTCCAGCCGCCGCCCGCTGTCCCGGCCGGATACACCGGGCTGGTGGCCTGCCGCCGCTGTGGACGGGTGAGGCAGGGCGCGGCCGACCCCTGCGTCTGCGGGCACCGGAACTGGACCCTGGCGACGACCGACCCCTGGGCGCTGGCGGAGCCGGACCCGGCGCCCTGACCACGACACCCCCTGCCCGCGTCCTGGCGGCAGGGACATCGGCCTGGCGGGTCCAGGGCACCGGGGAGGCGAGGGGCACGGCGCTCTTCCCCCTCTGCTGTAATGCGGGCCGATGACCCCGCCGCCCTCTCCCGCCGCGTCTCGCCGCCCCCTGCTCGCGCTGCTGGCCTTTCTCGCCTTTATCAGCCTGGGGCTGCCGGACGGCCTGCTGGGGGTGTCGTGGCCCTCCATGCGGGAAACGTTCGGGGTGCCGCTCGACGCGCTGGGCCTGCTCGCGGCGGTGCAGACGGCGGGGTACCTCGTCGCCAGCTTTCTGAGCGGGCGCCTGCTGCGGGTCATGCCCATCGGGACGGTGCTGGCGCTCTCGACCCTGGCCGCCGCCGCCGCGCTGCTGGGCTTCGCGGTCACGCCGGGGTGGCAGCCCCTGCTCGCGTTCGGCTTTCTGGCCGGGCTGGGTGGGGGCGCGGTGGACGCGGGGCTGAACGCCTACGGGGCGAGGCACTTCAGCGCCCGCACACTGAACTGGCTGCACGCCTTTTTCGGACTGGGCACCACCCTGGGGCCGCTGATCGTGACGGCGGTGCTGGGGTCGGGGCAGGTCTGGCGCTGGAGTTACGTGATCGTGGGGAGTGCCCAGGTGGCGCTGGCACTGACCTTCTTCCTGACCCGGCGGCGCTGGGTGACGGGAGCGGCACCGGGTGGGGAGAGCGCCGCGCCCGTTCCGGCGGCCCGCACGCGCGACACGCTGCGCCGCCCGGTCGTGTGGCTGGGGATGCTGACCTTTTTCCTGTACACCGGGGTCGAGGCGGTGACCGCCCAGTGGAGCTACTCGCTGCTGACCCTGGGGCGCGGAGTCCCGGAGACGCAGGCGGGGCTGTTCGTGGGCCTGTACTGGGGCAGCCTGATGGTGGGGCGGATTCTCTTCGGGGCCGTCGCCCACCGGGTGCCGCTGGTGGGCACGCTGCGGGGGTGCCTGATCGCCAGCGTCGCCGGGGCGGGGCTGCTGTGGCTGGAGCCGACCCGCGCCCTCTCGGTCGCCGGGCTGATGATGATCGGGTTTTTCCTCGCACCCATCTTCGCCTCGCTGATCAGCCTGACGCCGGGGCGCGTCGGGCAGGCGCACGCGGACAGCGCCATCGGCTTTCAGGTCGCCGCCGCCGGGCTGGGCGGGGCCGCGCTCACTGCGCTCGTGGGCGTGCTCTCGCGCTGGGGCGGGTTGGAACTGATCGGGGCGGCGGTCGCCGTGCTGGCCGCGCTGCTGCTCGCGCTGTACGAGGTGTTCATGCGGGTGGGCGGCGGAGAGGCCGCCCCGGCGCGGGTGCCCGGCCCCGCCGCCGGAGAACGGTAACACCCCGGTAATCCCCCGGCCCAAGGCTGAATGGGGGGGCGAGGCACGTCCTTCAGGGTGCCCACCGGCCCCCCGCCACCCAGGGGGAAGACATGACACACGAACAGGCGGCACGCCGACGGTTTCAGGACAGGGTCTGTGTGGTCACGGGCGGCGCCAAGGGCATCGGGGAGGCGACGGCGCAGCGGCTGGCCGCCGAGGGCGGGGCGGTGATGCTCCTCGACCTCCGGGCCGGGGAGGCGCAGGCCGCCGCCGACCGGGTGAACGCCGCGGGCGGCTTCGCGGAGGGGTACGCCTGCGACGTGTCCCGCGAGGAGGACGTGCGCCGGGTCTTCGCCGAGATCGAACACCGGCACGGGCGGGTCGACGTGCTGGTGAACAACGCGGGAATTGGCGGTCCGGGCGGCCCGCTGGAGGACGTCTCGCTCGCGGACTGGCGCGGGCTGCTCGCCGTGAACCTCGACGGGGTGTTTCTCTGCACCCGCGAGGCCCTGCGGCTGATGAAGCAGACGGGCGGGGGCGCCGTGGTCAACCTGTCGAGCATCTACGGGCTGGTGGGATCCCCCGACTCGTCGGCCTACCACGCCAGCAAGGGGGCGGTGCGGCTGCTCACCAAGGCGGTCGCCCTGCAGGTGGCCGGGCAGGGCATCCGGGTCAACTCGGTACATCCGGGCTTTATCGACACGCCGCTGGTGCAGGAGTACGCGGCCCGCAGCGGCCACCAGGGCGAACTGCTCGCCTCTCTGG is a window encoding:
- the nirK gene encoding copper-containing nitrite reductase, producing MQSNRTSIDRAVSTTRNVVISCTLGITAILLGAALIPGEAQPAAVPAAATAQATGDQGGAAPTTPVLASTAVLATTAQSSAATTQGKVVSYTLETVMEGGKMGFRTPDGTVNPTLRAQPGDTVKIKLINGDGIRHDIAFPDLGQDSADVEARGSSVELSFKVDKAGTFSYICTLPGHVAAGMTGQLVVGQAGAAQPAAKAPSIARDPTDLPPPLARRAPKHLKYEFTTIEKEGHLADGTSYTYWTFDGQVPGPFVRVRVGDTVDVTLKNAEDSVAPHSIDFHAVTGPGGGAASTQTAPGGETSFTFKAMKPGLYVYHCATPMVAHHITSGMYGLILVEPEAGLPKVDREFYVMQGELYTEKAHGQKGDAGFDVAKLLDEDPEYFVFNGSTDALTKEFPLKAKVGETVRIFFGVGGPNYISNFHVIGEIFDKVYPEAALSNAPLKDVQTTLVPAGGATVVDLKLEVPGTFPLVDHALSRAELGLKGLLQVEGPENHAIYKGEVQSGH
- the sufU gene encoding Fe-S cluster assembly sulfur transfer protein SufU; the protein is MNRAEELYRTVILDHSRHPRHHGTLAAPTVTQAGLNASCGDRLSLQLRVEDGVIADVAFTGSGCAVSQGTASLMTVALRGRRVEDGLALAEAFEHMLRGAAPDPALGDLVALQGVARLHARTKCALLPWDTFKAAVGQVGEGSN
- a CDS encoding alpha/beta fold hydrolase: MAHALPTPEDRWVEHPQGRLFARVWHPAALTAKTPLLLFHDSLGSVELWRSFPQALCAATGRRVVAYDRLGFGRSAPRRGPLPPDFIADEARTFLPVLRESLGLETFTAFGHSVGGGMAVECAAQWPGACLALVTESAQAFVEDRTLEGIRVAQEQFAAPGQLERLERYHGDKARWVLQAWTGTWLAPAFAAWSLDPALPGVRCPLLVLHGTHDEYGSARHPQRIGALSGGPARVELLEGLHHVPHREDPERVLALVAEFLASLD
- a CDS encoding DUF421 domain-containing protein is translated as MSAPGDPGFQAFDWPRLLLGPDPSAGLLLELVFRTGVLFVWLLLLLRMTGKRGLAQLSPLEFAIVIGLGSAAGDPMLYADVPLLQALLVLTVVVGLQRAVSRLMTRHRGLETFVDGYPVELMRGGVIVGGRLHEARLSQEDLFERLRPEGVEHLGQVRRVYLEQGGHLSVFLLPEAEVRPGLPIVPPWDLQPPPAVPAGYTGLVACRRCGRVRQGAADPCVCGHRNWTLATTDPWALAEPDPAP
- a CDS encoding sugar MFS transporter, with protein sequence MTPPPSPAASRRPLLALLAFLAFISLGLPDGLLGVSWPSMRETFGVPLDALGLLAAVQTAGYLVASFLSGRLLRVMPIGTVLALSTLAAAAALLGFAVTPGWQPLLAFGFLAGLGGGAVDAGLNAYGARHFSARTLNWLHAFFGLGTTLGPLIVTAVLGSGQVWRWSYVIVGSAQVALALTFFLTRRRWVTGAAPGGESAAPVPAARTRDTLRRPVVWLGMLTFFLYTGVEAVTAQWSYSLLTLGRGVPETQAGLFVGLYWGSLMVGRILFGAVAHRVPLVGTLRGCLIASVAGAGLLWLEPTRALSVAGLMMIGFFLAPIFASLISLTPGRVGQAHADSAIGFQVAAAGLGGAALTALVGVLSRWGGLELIGAAVAVLAALLLALYEVFMRVGGGEAAPARVPGPAAGER
- a CDS encoding cysteine desulfurase, with the protein product MTLSSRLTSTGPSVPDLDVRTDFPLLGRLENGHPLVYLDTAATSQKPRAVLEAMEAFFIVHNANVHRGVYGLAQEATELYEDARTTLAAFLNAPDPRNVVFTRGTTEAINLVAHAWGLSHLRPGDEIVVTELEHHSNLVPWQLAAGATGARLRAVRLTPDGRLDLGHLQELLASGRVRMVAVGHVSNVLGTVHPVAQIARLAHAAGALCLVDGAQAAGHRAVDVQALGVDFYALSGHKMYGPTGIGALWGRAELLEAMPPFMGGGEMIETVEIGGSTFAPPPLRFEPGTPPIAQAVGLAAAVRFLEAIGLDRVRTHEAALLERALRGLDALPGVVTYGPRGEDRAGVISFNVRGVHPHDVATFLDEDGVTVRAGQHCAQPAMRALGVDATARASFGVYTTPEDVDAFLRSVERCAAFFASA
- a CDS encoding sulfocyanin-like copper-binding protein encodes the protein MRLPLALAALLALNASVLAAAPAVSSNAAQKTAVLNVVAQSDTSNSGLNFNGASKGGKTFTVPLGWTVTLKFTNAGAMPHSVVLARAGAPALSYDTDAAAFAGAATKEPLQGVVKADTFTFKANKAGQYVLICGVPGHGMGGQYVKFEVSTSAKAASFK
- a CDS encoding SDR family NAD(P)-dependent oxidoreductase; translation: MTHEQAARRRFQDRVCVVTGGAKGIGEATAQRLAAEGGAVMLLDLRAGEAQAAADRVNAAGGFAEGYACDVSREEDVRRVFAEIEHRHGRVDVLVNNAGIGGPGGPLEDVSLADWRGLLAVNLDGVFLCTREALRLMKQTGGGAVVNLSSIYGLVGSPDSSAYHASKGAVRLLTKAVALQVAGQGIRVNSVHPGFIDTPLVQEYAARSGHQGELLASLARLHPVGRLGRAEEVASVIAFLASDEASFVTGAEFVVDGGYTAQ
- a CDS encoding META domain-containing protein, producing MRTLAALTTLTTLALAGAAGAQSLATQPLAAQPPALTGTTWTLTQFQQGGQTVTPVGAERPTLRLDGRAVSGFTGCNTYRGAYASRGDVLRFGPLATTRRACAERALRLETLYTNALRQVTGYQLSGQTLTLFAGPRDRLIFRESGAATTPEATVTLNGSWQLAGGTALSPVAGSLPSLTFAGDRVSGSSGCNRLTGSVGVQAGRVTFGPLATTRMACAPAVTAQESTFLRFLSEPSLRANVQGQTLTLTAANGRTLVFRRAGSGPESGTVNPAALLGRTYTLSAVSGRPAPTSQPVTLAFEPDRLGGSDGCNTYSAPYRLAGSTLILTGEPISTLRACPDQPAPVNLPAFLALRPTLTVTATGLALQSGVTTLTFSRN